From a region of the Tateyamaria omphalii genome:
- a CDS encoding GMC family oxidoreductase, translating to MTREYDHIVVGGGSAGCAVAARLAERPGAQVCVVEAGPSDQDIRVKIPFGLVNLLGSNVRNWKRQTVPMASAGGRQVAVPRGRMLGGSGSINSMVWFRGTRADFDAWGLPGWDSTTVWDAFDSIEGRMTPARLPHPHPLSDAFGRVFPANDPNAPPTPERQSAGVFHTNMRRGARWSAADGFLRPSGADVVTGAEVDQVTFEGPRATGVKLRDGRTLKARAGVVLSAGSIESPMILMRSGIGPGADLQGAGIDVRLDAPGVGANLHDHPGFGLHFKGQGSGYGLTLGQLPAWALSPVQWLLMRSGRLTSNTVEAGAFYSVTDSDVPDIQTHFLPFLMGWQGKAIIWGSGYFADVCLCQPSSRGRLRIGKDRFQPLIDLNLFGDDWDLDMMVRGVERLRQILDTAPFEHRGAPEGFPGTGVTGDALREVIRTRAGTAYHPVGTVALGGPLDARGAVKGIENLWVADASVMPRITSANTNAPSMMIGWQIGGHVAAAATATPAASCRVAT from the coding sequence ATGACACGTGAGTACGATCATATCGTTGTGGGCGGTGGCTCTGCTGGATGCGCGGTGGCCGCGCGTCTTGCCGAACGACCGGGCGCACAGGTGTGCGTGGTCGAGGCGGGGCCGTCCGATCAAGACATCCGGGTCAAGATACCTTTTGGGTTGGTGAACCTGCTGGGATCCAACGTGCGCAACTGGAAGCGGCAGACCGTGCCCATGGCGTCGGCCGGAGGACGACAGGTCGCCGTCCCACGCGGTCGCATGCTGGGCGGGTCGGGGTCGATCAACTCGATGGTCTGGTTTCGGGGCACCCGAGCCGATTTCGACGCCTGGGGCCTGCCCGGATGGGACAGCACGACCGTGTGGGATGCCTTCGACAGTATCGAGGGCCGGATGACGCCCGCGCGCCTGCCGCACCCGCATCCGCTCTCTGACGCATTTGGACGCGTGTTCCCGGCCAACGACCCGAACGCCCCGCCCACGCCCGAACGGCAAAGCGCGGGCGTGTTCCACACCAACATGCGGCGCGGCGCGCGCTGGTCCGCCGCCGACGGGTTCTTGCGGCCCTCGGGCGCTGACGTGGTGACAGGGGCCGAGGTCGATCAGGTCACCTTTGAGGGCCCACGCGCAACCGGAGTAAAGCTGCGCGATGGCCGGACGCTCAAGGCGCGCGCAGGCGTCGTTCTGTCAGCAGGCAGCATCGAAAGCCCGATGATCCTGATGCGGTCGGGCATCGGCCCCGGCGCGGACTTGCAAGGCGCGGGCATCGACGTGCGCCTCGACGCGCCCGGCGTGGGCGCAAACCTGCACGATCACCCAGGCTTCGGCCTGCACTTCAAGGGGCAGGGGTCCGGCTACGGCCTCACGCTCGGCCAGTTGCCCGCCTGGGCGCTGTCGCCGGTCCAATGGCTTCTGATGCGCTCCGGGCGGCTCACGTCGAACACGGTCGAGGCGGGCGCATTCTACAGCGTCACGGACAGCGACGTGCCCGACATCCAGACCCATTTCCTGCCGTTCCTCATGGGCTGGCAGGGCAAGGCGATCATCTGGGGTTCAGGTTATTTTGCCGATGTCTGCCTGTGCCAACCCAGCTCGCGGGGCCGGCTGCGTATCGGCAAGGACCGGTTCCAGCCCCTGATCGACCTGAACCTTTTTGGCGACGACTGGGACCTCGACATGATGGTGCGGGGCGTCGAACGGCTGCGCCAAATCCTTGACACCGCCCCGTTCGAACACCGCGGCGCGCCCGAAGGCTTTCCCGGCACGGGTGTGACCGGGGACGCGCTGCGCGAGGTGATCCGCACCCGCGCAGGCACCGCCTACCACCCCGTCGGCACGGTCGCGCTGGGCGGCCCGCTGGACGCCCGGGGCGCGGTCAAGGGCATCGAAAATCTGTGGGTCGCGGACGCGTCGGTCATGCCGCGCATCACCAGCGCCAACACCAACGCGCCGTCGATGATGATCGGCTGGCAGATCGGGGGCCACGTGGCCGCCGCCGCGACAGCGACGCCCGCCGCGTCCTGCCGCGTAGCTACTTGA
- a CDS encoding carbohydrate ABC transporter permease → MKFKTFFWFVAPSVFMMLLFIAAPLISVLIQSFQITQPVMQQIEVETCTPGFLTQTCVTEVKTVPIINEETGRTETTTAWVGFQSYQNVLQMDKFWAAIGSGNWGEILQIDFWKALRFTLMFTLVTLPLVIGVGLMIALAVNNAAKSLRGPVIFISLLPFIITPVIGSLSIYWLFVGDGILTATLERWTGQDIAMFAQAWTIELLMYFYRVWHVAPFAFVIFYAGLQTVNMDTLESAIIDGASRFERLRYVIVPHLMPLIIFIALIHLMDCYRVFDEIIGFRSQAHVISLQWLTFDFLTPDDAGNRAISRAAASAMLTMVGIVILLILPLRRTWRDHKGGAH, encoded by the coding sequence ATGAAGTTCAAGACCTTCTTCTGGTTCGTGGCCCCATCGGTCTTCATGATGCTGCTCTTTATCGCGGCGCCGCTGATCTCGGTCCTGATCCAATCGTTTCAGATCACCCAGCCCGTCATGCAGCAGATCGAGGTCGAGACCTGCACGCCAGGCTTTCTCACCCAGACCTGCGTGACAGAGGTCAAGACGGTGCCCATCATCAACGAAGAAACCGGGCGCACGGAAACCACAACCGCATGGGTCGGATTTCAGAGCTACCAGAACGTCCTGCAGATGGACAAATTCTGGGCCGCCATCGGGTCGGGCAATTGGGGCGAGATCCTGCAAATCGACTTCTGGAAGGCGCTGCGCTTTACCCTGATGTTCACGCTTGTGACGCTGCCCTTGGTGATCGGGGTGGGGCTGATGATCGCGCTCGCCGTGAACAACGCGGCCAAGTCGTTGCGCGGGCCGGTGATTTTCATATCGCTTCTACCCTTCATCATCACGCCAGTGATCGGGTCGCTGTCGATCTATTGGTTGTTCGTGGGCGACGGCATTCTGACGGCCACGCTGGAACGGTGGACCGGGCAGGACATCGCCATGTTCGCACAGGCCTGGACGATTGAACTCCTGATGTATTTCTACCGCGTCTGGCACGTGGCGCCCTTCGCCTTCGTGATCTTCTATGCGGGGCTGCAGACGGTGAACATGGACACACTGGAAAGCGCCATCATCGACGGTGCCTCGCGCTTTGAACGGCTGCGCTACGTGATCGTGCCGCACCTGATGCCGCTCATCATCTTCATCGCGCTTATCCACCTGATGGACTGCTACCGCGTCTTTGACGAGATCATCGGCTTCCGCAGCCAGGCGCATGTCATCTCGCTGCAATGGCTGACCTTCGATTTCCTCACACCGGATGACGCGGGCAACCGGGCGATCAGCCGGGCCGCCGCCAGCGCGATGCTGACCATGGTGGGGATCGTGATCCTGCTGATCCTGCCGCTGCGCCGCACCTGGCGCGACCACAAAGGGGGGGCACATTGA
- a CDS encoding carbohydrate ABC transporter permease, producing the protein MSKATAQPLSLKVASGAFLAFWCLIAAFPIAWIAVMSVKSPRDAFDASAWNVITGPATRAAGNGLSLLDIILGLIVLYFAIRWAFTRLPGLVQQYSPPGLIVLGWLVGAAVYGILFVLIFFGALPVIFGALNSIAGPLGTPILGLTTEHYVAVWGENQFYRNFMNSMIVTAGVVTVSLTVGTLAGYGLARSGSNLAFWLLIIALVFRALPHSVLVAGYLPWFINSAEILRPILGDLAPTLYGQPLAIIAVLVAINQPFTIWMLRSFFQNIPSELDEAARVDGCSHFQAFRRVIMPVMWPGVITTGLFSFLLGYNDFLVTALLLDAQNQTMVPAIAGYFNRETTTTDQVEAVAAAVSITAPLFLLVMVFQRQIVSGLTAGAVKG; encoded by the coding sequence ATGAGTAAAGCCACCGCACAGCCATTGTCGCTCAAGGTCGCCTCCGGCGCGTTCCTCGCCTTCTGGTGCCTGATCGCGGCCTTCCCCATCGCCTGGATCGCGGTGATGAGCGTCAAGTCCCCGCGCGACGCATTTGACGCGAGCGCCTGGAACGTGATCACCGGCCCGGCCACGCGGGCCGCGGGCAACGGGCTGAGCCTGCTTGATATCATCCTCGGCCTGATCGTGCTCTACTTCGCCATCCGCTGGGCCTTCACCCGTCTGCCGGGGCTGGTGCAACAGTATTCGCCCCCCGGCTTGATCGTGTTGGGCTGGCTTGTGGGCGCGGCTGTCTATGGCATCCTGTTCGTGCTGATCTTCTTCGGCGCCCTGCCGGTGATCTTCGGTGCGCTCAACAGCATTGCGGGGCCGCTGGGCACGCCGATCCTGGGCCTGACGACCGAACACTACGTGGCGGTCTGGGGCGAAAACCAGTTCTACCGCAACTTCATGAACTCCATGATCGTGACGGCGGGTGTCGTGACGGTCTCGCTCACCGTAGGCACGCTCGCGGGCTACGGGCTGGCGCGCTCCGGCTCGAACCTTGCCTTCTGGCTGCTGATCATCGCGCTGGTGTTCCGCGCGCTGCCGCACTCGGTTCTGGTGGCGGGCTATCTGCCGTGGTTCATCAACTCTGCCGAAATCCTGCGCCCGATCCTGGGCGATCTTGCGCCGACGCTTTACGGCCAGCCGTTGGCGATCATCGCGGTGCTGGTGGCGATCAACCAACCCTTCACCATCTGGATGCTGCGGTCGTTCTTCCAGAACATCCCCTCCGAACTGGACGAGGCGGCGCGCGTCGACGGCTGTTCCCACTTCCAGGCGTTCCGCCGCGTGATCATGCCGGTCATGTGGCCGGGGGTCATCACCACGGGCCTCTTCAGCTTCCTGCTGGGCTATAATGACTTCCTCGTCACGGCCCTGCTGCTGGATGCGCAGAACCAGACGATGGTTCCGGCCATCGCGGGCTACTTCAACCGCGAAACCACCACGACCGACCAGGTCGAGGCGGTGGCCGCCGCCGTGTCCATCACGGCACCGCTGTTCCTGCTGGTGATGGTCTTCCAGCGCCAGATCGTATCGGGGCTGACGGCTGGGGCGGTGAAGGGCTGA
- a CDS encoding ester cyclase: MKGSRPEQAVLTRDTDMTKTDDTRAVIEGMVDGLNDHRIDDIGQFFAQSFRWMGNTGCGTKTGLQEFQDNWQRPFQAAFSDKVCVDEARLYMGEWAAAFGRQEATHAGEFMGIAATGKRIEIRYMDFWKVEDGRITDNYVMVDFPHVLAQLGRDVFDGEGWEAFDRGEKTPPRPDA, from the coding sequence ATGAAAGGCTCACGGCCTGAGCAAGCGGTTCTGACCCGCGACACGGACATGACCAAAACCGATGACACCCGCGCGGTGATCGAAGGGATGGTCGATGGCCTGAACGACCACCGGATCGACGATATCGGCCAGTTCTTTGCCCAGTCCTTCCGCTGGATGGGCAACACCGGCTGCGGCACCAAGACCGGGCTGCAGGAGTTTCAGGACAACTGGCAGCGCCCGTTCCAGGCGGCCTTTTCCGACAAGGTCTGCGTGGACGAGGCGCGGCTTTACATGGGCGAGTGGGCCGCCGCCTTTGGCCGGCAGGAGGCCACCCATGCCGGTGAATTCATGGGGATCGCGGCCACCGGCAAGCGGATCGAGATCCGGTACATGGATTTCTGGAAGGTCGAGGATGGCCGCATCACCGACAACTACGTGATGGTCGATTTTCCCCACGTCCTCGCCCAACTGGGGCGGGACGTTTTCGATGGTGAGGGCTGGGAAGCCTTTGATCGCGGAGAGAAAACTCCGCCGCGACCCGACGCATGA
- the hisD gene encoding histidinol dehydrogenase: MTIEYLKRGKPEAERAEDDARTRAIVEATLADIEARGDAAVRELSEKFDSYSPDSFRLSQAEIEALIAELTPRELADIQFAQQQVRDFAQAQRDSMLDIEVETMPGVILGHKNIPVQSVGCYVPGGKFPMVASAHMSVATASVAGVPRIIACTPPWQGKPNPAVIAAMHLGGAHEIYVMGGIQAVGAMAIGTETIDPVHMLVGPGNAFVAEAKRQLFGRVGIDLFAGPTETMVIADETVDAEMCATDLLGQAEHGYNSPAVLLTNSRKLADETAAEIERILGILPTADTARKSWEDYGEIILCDTYDEMLQVADDVASEHVQVMTDRDDWFLEHMTCYGALFLGPRTNVANGDKVIGTNHTLPTKKAGRYTGGLWVGKYLKTHSYQKVTTDEAAAEIGAYGSRLCMLEGFVGHAEQCNLRVRRYGGINVPYGEGAPARDAAE, translated from the coding sequence ATGACAATCGAGTATCTGAAACGCGGCAAGCCCGAAGCCGAGCGTGCCGAGGACGACGCCAGGACCCGCGCCATTGTCGAGGCGACGCTGGCCGACATCGAGGCGCGCGGCGATGCCGCCGTGCGTGAGTTGTCGGAGAAATTCGACAGCTACAGCCCTGACAGCTTTCGCCTGAGCCAAGCCGAGATCGAGGCGCTGATCGCGGAGCTGACCCCGCGCGAATTGGCCGACATCCAGTTCGCCCAGCAGCAGGTCCGCGACTTCGCGCAGGCGCAGCGCGACTCGATGCTGGACATCGAGGTCGAGACGATGCCGGGCGTGATCCTGGGCCACAAGAACATCCCCGTGCAGTCCGTGGGCTGCTACGTGCCGGGCGGCAAGTTCCCAATGGTGGCGTCGGCTCATATGTCGGTCGCGACGGCCTCGGTTGCAGGTGTGCCCCGCATCATCGCCTGCACCCCGCCCTGGCAGGGCAAGCCGAACCCGGCGGTGATTGCGGCCATGCATCTGGGCGGCGCGCATGAGATCTATGTCATGGGCGGCATTCAGGCGGTGGGCGCGATGGCCATCGGGACGGAAACCATCGACCCGGTCCACATGCTCGTCGGTCCCGGCAACGCCTTTGTAGCCGAGGCCAAACGGCAGCTTTTTGGCCGTGTGGGCATCGACCTTTTCGCAGGCCCGACCGAGACGATGGTGATTGCGGATGAGACGGTGGACGCCGAGATGTGCGCCACCGACCTTTTGGGGCAGGCGGAGCATGGCTACAACTCGCCTGCGGTTTTGCTGACCAACTCGCGCAAGTTGGCGGATGAAACTGCGGCAGAGATCGAGCGTATTCTGGGCATCCTGCCCACCGCCGACACCGCCCGCAAAAGCTGGGAGGATTATGGCGAGATCATCCTTTGTGACACCTATGACGAGATGTTGCAGGTGGCCGATGACGTGGCCAGCGAGCACGTGCAGGTGATGACGGATCGCGACGACTGGTTTCTGGAACACATGACCTGTTACGGCGCGCTGTTCCTTGGGCCGCGTACCAATGTCGCTAATGGGGACAAGGTGATCGGGACCAACCATACGTTGCCCACGAAAAAGGCGGGGCGGTATACGGGTGGCCTTTGGGTCGGCAAGTATCTCAAGACACACAGCTACCAGAAGGTCACCACGGACGAGGCGGCGGCAGAGATTGGGGCCTACGGCTCGCGTCTGTGCATGCTCGAAGGGTTCGTGGGCCATGCCGAGCAGTGCAACCTGCGCGTCCGCCGCTATGGCGGGATCAACGTGCCTTATGGTGAGGGGGCCCCTGCGCGCGACGCAGCGGAGTAG
- a CDS encoding nuclear transport factor 2 family protein, translated as MTKQNQRNKAAALTLWAALDRDPESAAALLPALEGWHGPAPIGMQGSADAIIGALFAPLRAAIPNLRRQTHIFMGGASSADESGEGDGAHWVAGTGYYTGRAAAEVFGIPATGHDLRIRWGEFLRFDEDGRITYAQTIWDFVDWFDQIGLPALPRPRGAAHVYPAPTAYDGVLTAVQLEVESIKSMTLGRALIFGGLNSFDENDLTSMGMARFFHPNIKWYGPGGIGACLSLAEFETLHQQPWLAAFPDRKVMHLESLFAEDRMVAASGPKGVVGSHGGTYLGHAATGAPIEVSGLDFWLRTDGQFTENWVFVDMIHLFQQMGVDLFARMRGAA; from the coding sequence GTGACCAAGCAGAACCAACGCAACAAGGCCGCGGCGCTGACGCTGTGGGCTGCCCTTGACCGCGACCCGGAGAGTGCGGCGGCTCTTCTGCCCGCGCTGGAGGGCTGGCATGGTCCTGCGCCGATCGGGATGCAGGGGAGTGCCGACGCGATCATCGGGGCGCTCTTTGCGCCCCTGCGTGCGGCGATACCGAACCTGCGGCGGCAGACACATATCTTCATGGGCGGCGCATCCTCGGCGGATGAAAGCGGCGAAGGCGACGGCGCGCATTGGGTGGCGGGCACCGGATACTATACGGGGCGGGCCGCGGCGGAGGTGTTCGGCATTCCCGCCACGGGCCACGATCTGCGCATCCGCTGGGGTGAGTTCCTGCGCTTTGACGAGGATGGACGGATCACTTACGCCCAGACGATCTGGGACTTTGTGGACTGGTTTGACCAGATCGGCCTGCCCGCCCTGCCGCGCCCGCGCGGGGCGGCGCATGTGTATCCGGCGCCGACTGCATATGACGGTGTTTTGACAGCCGTGCAACTGGAAGTTGAGTCTATAAAATCAATGACTTTGGGGCGGGCGTTAATATTTGGCGGGCTCAACAGTTTTGACGAAAATGATCTGACCAGCATGGGCATGGCGCGGTTCTTTCATCCCAATATCAAGTGGTACGGACCGGGCGGCATCGGCGCTTGCCTGTCGCTGGCCGAGTTCGAGACGCTGCACCAGCAGCCGTGGCTCGCGGCCTTTCCCGACCGCAAGGTGATGCATCTGGAAAGCCTGTTTGCCGAAGACCGGATGGTCGCTGCCTCTGGCCCCAAGGGCGTCGTGGGCAGCCATGGCGGAACGTATCTGGGTCATGCGGCGACGGGCGCCCCGATCGAGGTGTCGGGCCTTGATTTCTGGTTGCGGACGGACGGGCAATTTACCGAGAACTGGGTGTTCGTGGACATGATCCACCTGTTCCAGCAGATGGGCGTGGATCTGTTTGCCCGGATGCGAGGGGCCGCATGA
- a CDS encoding ester cyclase — MTDRHTHHKTLIAPLRAALYDYDEGAVRSVLHDLCAPDVVFRLAFPFESIVGVDAFVEAAFAPLATAIPDLERRDHIVMAGPTSEGADWVGCSGYYTGTYVAPWLDIPPTGRIVHMRFHEFYRLENGKIVEMQALWDIPEVMMQARAWPMVPSLGREWHVPGPASCDGLVPGPYDAPASAASCQHIIDMLAHMKKHPGEGGPEVMEMERFWHPKMMWYGPAGIGSGRGIAGFRNWHQIPFLNAMPDRGRYVDEIVYHFFGDGPYAAVTGWPNMVQTVTHGGWLGLPPTDKRIEMRSLDFWRVENGLIRENWVMVDLLQMYDQIGVDVLARMREFNKARAGFDPETGRAA, encoded by the coding sequence ATGACCGACCGGCACACCCATCACAAGACGCTGATCGCGCCATTGCGCGCGGCGCTTTACGACTATGATGAGGGTGCTGTGCGCAGTGTCCTGCATGACCTGTGTGCGCCTGATGTCGTGTTTCGCCTTGCCTTTCCGTTCGAGAGTATCGTGGGTGTGGATGCGTTTGTGGAGGCGGCGTTTGCGCCGCTGGCCACCGCGATCCCGGATCTGGAGCGGCGGGACCATATTGTCATGGCCGGACCCACGTCGGAAGGCGCCGATTGGGTTGGGTGCAGTGGGTATTATACGGGTACGTACGTTGCCCCGTGGCTCGACATCCCGCCGACCGGGCGTATCGTGCATATGCGGTTCCACGAGTTCTACCGCCTCGAGAACGGCAAGATCGTCGAGATGCAGGCGCTCTGGGACATTCCCGAGGTGATGATGCAGGCGCGGGCGTGGCCGATGGTGCCGTCCTTGGGTCGCGAATGGCACGTACCGGGTCCGGCCTCCTGCGATGGGCTGGTGCCGGGCCCCTATGATGCCCCGGCGTCTGCGGCGTCCTGCCAGCACATCATCGACATGCTGGCCCATATGAAGAAGCACCCCGGCGAGGGCGGGCCCGAGGTGATGGAGATGGAGCGGTTCTGGCACCCCAAGATGATGTGGTATGGCCCCGCTGGCATAGGGTCGGGGCGCGGCATTGCGGGCTTTCGCAACTGGCACCAGATCCCGTTCCTGAACGCGATGCCGGACCGGGGGCGATATGTGGACGAGATCGTCTATCACTTCTTTGGCGACGGGCCTTATGCTGCCGTCACGGGGTGGCCGAACATGGTCCAGACGGTCACGCATGGCGGATGGCTGGGCCTGCCGCCCACGGACAAGCGGATCGAGATGCGGTCGCTTGATTTCTGGCGTGTGGAGAACGGGTTGATACGGGAGAATTGGGTGATGGTGGACCTGCTGCAGATGTATGACCAGATCGGGGTCGATGTGCTGGCGCGGATGCGCGAGTTCAACAAGGCGCGCGCGGGCTTTGATCCCGAGACGGGGCGGGCGGCATGA
- a CDS encoding SDR family NAD(P)-dependent oxidoreductase — protein sequence MSLPRTPSFDLSGKRALVTGASSGIGLGCAVALAEAGAHVVCAARRADALADVVGAMTEQGWSAEALQFDQSDMGAIKAAFDQPYDIVLNSAGLARHGPSMETQPEDFDAVVGINLKGAYFLSTAAARALTQAGKPGSIIHISSQMGHVGGIDRAVYCATKHGVEGMVKAMAIEWGKAGIRINTVCPTFVRTAFTEKSFEDPERYAWIMDKIKLPRVAEVEDIMGAVLFLASDASAMVTGTSMLIDGGWTAD from the coding sequence ATGAGCCTGCCTCGGACACCGTCGTTCGACTTGTCGGGCAAGCGTGCCTTGGTCACCGGCGCGTCGTCCGGTATCGGTCTGGGCTGCGCCGTGGCGCTGGCCGAGGCGGGTGCACATGTGGTCTGTGCCGCGCGGCGGGCAGATGCCCTCGCCGATGTGGTGGGCGCCATGACCGAGCAGGGGTGGAGCGCGGAGGCGTTGCAGTTCGACCAGTCGGATATGGGTGCGATCAAGGCGGCGTTTGATCAGCCATACGACATCGTCTTGAATTCGGCCGGTCTGGCGCGGCATGGTCCGTCGATGGAGACGCAGCCGGAAGATTTCGACGCTGTTGTCGGGATCAACCTGAAAGGCGCGTATTTCCTGTCCACCGCTGCGGCCCGGGCGCTGACGCAGGCGGGCAAACCGGGGTCCATCATCCATATCTCATCGCAGATGGGACATGTGGGTGGCATCGACCGCGCCGTCTATTGCGCCACGAAACACGGGGTCGAGGGGATGGTAAAGGCCATGGCCATCGAGTGGGGCAAGGCGGGCATCCGCATCAACACGGTCTGCCCGACCTTTGTGCGCACCGCCTTTACCGAGAAGTCGTTCGAGGACCCCGAGCGCTATGCCTGGATCATGGACAAGATCAAGCTGCCGCGCGTGGCGGAGGTCGAGGACATCATGGGGGCGGTGCTGTTTCTGGCGTCGGATGCGTCCGCGATGGTCACTGGCACCTCTATGCTGATCGACGGAGGTTGGACGGCGGATTGA
- a CDS encoding LacI family DNA-binding transcriptional regulator, translating into MPDKVTALDVAERAGVSRSAVSRVFTPGASVSKRTADKVRRAADDLGYRPNVLARSLITGRSRIVGLLVAYLENHFYPEAIERLSRKLQERGYHVLVFIASNSDEDADEVMRELLDYQVDGIIAASVGMSNDLTQRCEAAGIPIVLFNRAQDDDRLSSVTSDNYHGGRKLAEFLVAAGHQRIAHVAGWEGASTQRDREAGFVAGLQAAGHRLFARGVSDFDFEVAKTVAREMFAGPERPDAVFCANDHMAFAVMDVLRFELGLDVPGDVSVVGYDDVTLAAWPSYDLTTVRQPAGQMADATVDILMDRLADPDTKPRRVALDGPLVLRGSARRPKGWTS; encoded by the coding sequence ATGCCTGACAAGGTGACAGCACTGGATGTGGCGGAGCGGGCGGGGGTATCCCGGTCGGCGGTCAGTCGTGTTTTCACCCCCGGTGCATCGGTGTCGAAGCGCACCGCGGACAAGGTGCGGCGGGCTGCGGATGATCTGGGCTATCGGCCCAATGTGCTGGCGCGGTCGCTGATAACTGGACGGAGCCGTATTGTCGGGCTGCTGGTCGCCTATCTGGAAAACCATTTCTACCCTGAGGCGATCGAACGGCTGAGCCGCAAGCTGCAGGAGCGGGGTTATCACGTGCTGGTCTTTATCGCGTCGAACTCGGACGAGGACGCGGATGAGGTGATGCGGGAGCTGCTGGATTATCAGGTGGATGGCATAATCGCGGCCAGTGTGGGCATGTCGAACGACCTGACCCAGCGCTGCGAGGCGGCGGGCATTCCCATCGTGCTGTTCAATCGGGCGCAGGATGATGACCGGCTGTCGTCGGTCACGTCCGACAACTATCACGGCGGCCGCAAGCTGGCGGAATTTCTGGTGGCGGCTGGCCATCAGCGCATCGCGCATGTGGCGGGGTGGGAGGGTGCCTCGACCCAGCGCGACCGCGAGGCGGGCTTTGTCGCGGGGTTGCAGGCGGCGGGTCATCGCCTGTTTGCGCGTGGGGTCAGTGACTTTGACTTCGAGGTGGCCAAGACCGTTGCGCGCGAGATGTTTGCGGGGCCGGAGCGGCCCGATGCGGTCTTCTGTGCCAATGATCACATGGCCTTTGCCGTGATGGATGTGCTGCGCTTTGAGCTGGGCCTGGATGTGCCGGGTGACGTGTCGGTCGTGGGCTATGACGATGTGACCCTGGCCGCCTGGCCCAGCTATGACCTGACCACCGTGCGCCAGCCTGCAGGCCAGATGGCGGATGCCACGGTCGATATTCTGATGGACCGGCTTGCCGATCCCGACACCAAACCCCGCCGCGTCGCGCTGGATGGACCGCTGGTCCTGCGCGGGTCGGCCCGCAGACCCAAAGGATGGACCTCATGA
- a CDS encoding nuclear transport factor 2 family protein, which produces MKGFSNRWTDFPDYIIGITKEIWEDRGIATLHHYYSPDIVVRSPASVVIGNEKVIGATMATLAEFPDRTLLGEDVIWSGTPEEGMLSSHRILSTATHTADGVYGPASGKKLQYRIIADCHAINDQINDEWLIRDQTAIVNQIGWEAKAYAADLIEREGGMETAVRPLSPATDQPGPYKGRGNDNEWGATYADILTRIMGADMAVIPAAYDRAVQSEYPGGLTGHGTGPVDRFWMGLRASFPDATFTIDHQIGRDDAMMPPRAAIRWSLHGKHDGWGYFGAPTGAEVYVLGISHAEFGSLGAAPPTVRREYALFDETAIWKQILLQTG; this is translated from the coding sequence ATGAAGGGTTTTTCGAACCGGTGGACAGATTTCCCCGATTACATCATCGGCATCACCAAGGAGATCTGGGAAGATCGCGGCATCGCGACCCTGCATCACTATTACAGCCCCGACATCGTGGTGCGCTCGCCTGCGAGCGTCGTGATCGGGAATGAGAAGGTGATCGGGGCCACCATGGCGACGTTGGCCGAGTTTCCCGACCGGACGCTGCTGGGCGAGGATGTGATCTGGAGCGGGACGCCGGAGGAGGGGATGCTGTCGTCGCACCGTATCCTGTCGACGGCCACGCACACGGCGGACGGTGTGTATGGTCCCGCCAGCGGTAAAAAGCTGCAATACCGTATTATTGCCGACTGCCACGCCATCAATGACCAGATCAATGACGAGTGGCTGATCCGGGATCAGACCGCCATCGTGAACCAGATCGGGTGGGAGGCGAAGGCCTATGCCGCCGATCTGATCGAGCGCGAGGGTGGGATGGAGACCGCCGTGCGCCCGCTGTCGCCTGCGACGGATCAGCCGGGGCCGTACAAAGGGCGGGGCAATGACAATGAGTGGGGCGCGACATATGCCGACATCCTGACCCGGATCATGGGGGCCGATATGGCTGTGATCCCGGCGGCATATGACAGGGCGGTGCAGTCCGAATATCCCGGTGGGCTGACGGGCCATGGGACGGGGCCGGTGGACCGGTTCTGGATGGGCCTGCGGGCGTCGTTTCCGGATGCCACCTTTACCATCGACCACCAGATCGGGCGCGACGACGCCATGATGCCGCCGCGTGCGGCCATCCGGTGGAGCTTGCATGGCAAGCATGATGGGTGGGGGTATTTTGGTGCGCCAACCGGGGCCGAGGTCTATGTGCTGGGGATTTCGCACGCCGAGTTCGGGAGCCTCGGTGCTGCCCCGCCCACCGTGCGCCGGGAGTATGCGCTGTTTGATGAGACGGCGATCTGGAAGCAGATCTTGTTGCAGACCGGCTGA